Sequence from the Hamadaea flava genome:
TGACGCGATGGATCTCGCAGACGCCATCGCCCAGGTCGAGGCCGGGGATTGGCTTCCCGCCGACCGCTGGTATCTGACCGCGCCGCAACCCGGCCCCCGCGCGGCGGCGGTCGTCGCCTTCCCCGGCGTGTCGATCATCGCGGCCGACGTGGACTCCGCCTGGGTCGCGGGCGAACTGCCCGAGGAGGACTTGTCCGCGCCGCTCAACCCCCCCTTTCTGCGCGCGCTGGAGGAGAAGCTCACGCGCCGCGTGAACAACATCGACATCGTGATGATGTCCGTGCGCCTGCCTGGCCCGCCGCCACTCACGCTGCGTGAGGTGTCCGACTCCGATCACCCACGCGTACGCCGGGCGCACCGCTACCGTGACGAGGTACGCGTCTGGGAGACGGAGTCCGGGCGGGGTGTCCTGATCGTCGGCCGGGGTCTGGCCGGACGCTGGGAGGTGGCGGTGGAGGTGGATCCGCAGGCCCGCGACCGGGGGCTGGGCCGGACGCTGGCGCTGGCCGCCCGGCACCTGGTACCGGAGGAGCGGCCGGTGTGGGCGCAGATCGCCCCGGGCAACGCCGCCTCGGTGCGGGCGTTCCTGGCCGCGGGGTACGAGCCGGTCGGAGCGGAGGCCCTCCTTGTTTCCTGACGTCACCTTCAGCGCGCTGGTGGAGAACCACTTCGCCTTCATGGGAGCCCAGCGGGGCGACCTGCACCGCAAGGGCGCGGCGATCGAGCTGGTCGGCCGGGCCGACTTCCTGTCCTGGTGGGCGCCCCTGATCGCCGATGTCGAGGTGCCGCCGGAGGCCACCACGGTGCGCCTCTTTCCGTGGAGTGACGAGTCCTGGCCTCCGCGCCTCGCCGACCTCGGCTTCCGCATGTCGAGCGAATTGTCCTACCTGGACTGCCCCGTCCGGCCCGGCACGGCGGCGACGCTGCCCGACGGGGTCACCATCGAGGTCGTCGCCTCCGACGCCGACGTGGACGCGTTCGCGACCGTCCAGACGGCAGGCTTCGCCGAGCCGGCCGACACCGACGAGGACCTCGCCTGGTGGCGGGAGTTCCTCATCGAGGAGGCCCGGCGTAACTCCACCGACCCGGCGCAGACCTTCTACGTCCTGCGGGCCGACGGCGTACCGGCGGCGGTCTCGCTCACCGTCGTGACCGACGGCGTCTGCGGGGTGTACGGGGTCGCCACGTCGCCGGAGTTCCGCCGTCGCGGCTACGCCAACCAGCTGCTCGACCGGATCCGGGTGGACGCGTACGCCCGGGGTGACGAGCGGCTGGCGTTGCAGGTCGAGCCGGATTCGGCCGCCGAACGGATCTACCTCGCCGCCGGGTTCGAACCCCGATTCCGGTCCACGCTGTACTCGCGATGACGCCGCCCGGCGAGGCGGCCGTCGTCGGCGGGGGCATCGGCGGGCTGGCCGCGGCGCTCGCCCTGCATCGTGCGGGCTGGGGCGTACGCGTCTTGGAGCGTGCTCCGCAGATCACCGAGATCGGCGCGGGCCTGTCGCTGTGGCCGAACGCGATCCGCGCGCTTGCCGCCCTCGGCCTCGCCGATCAGGTGCTCGAGCTCGGTGCCGTCGAGGCCCGGGGCGGCATCCGCGATCGTCGGGGACGCTGGCTGTCCCGGTCGTCGGCGGCCGAGATCAGCCGGGCGTACGGGTATCCGATGCTCGTCGTGCATCGGGCGGACCTGGTACGCGTACTGCGCGACGCGCTGCCGGACGGCGTGCTCCAACTGGGGATTGAGGTCCAGGACGTGCCGGCCGCGCCTTTGGTGGTCGCAGCCGACGGAGCCACCAGTACGCTGCGCCGGCGTCTGCTGCCCGGCTACGAGCCCCGGTACGCCGGCTACACCGCCTGGCGGATGATCAACGCGTACGACGCGCCCGCCGACGGCGCGGTCACCTGGGGCCGGGGCGAACGGTTCGGCTTCGCGCCGATGACCGGCGGCCGGTTCTACTGCTTCGCCACGGCCACCGTCCCGGCCGGTGGACGCTCCCCGGACGGCGAGTACGCCGAGCTGCTGCGGCGCTTCGGCGACTGGCCCGAGCCCATTCCGGCGCTGCTGGCGGCGACCGCCCCGGAGGCGGTGCTGCGCCATGACATCACCGACCTGCCGGATTTGCCCAGCTTCGCCGGCGGCCGGGTCGCGTACCTGGGCGACGCCGCGCACGCCATGACGCCCAACCTGGGACAGGGCGCGTGCCAGGCGCTGGAGGACGCGGTCACGCTCGCCCGCTGTGTGACCGCCGCGCCGGACGTGCCTACCGGGCTGGCCCGCTACGACGCGCTGCGGCGACGGCGTACGCAGATGATCGTGCGGCGTTCCCGGCGGCTGGGCCAGGTCGGGCAACTGGCTTCGCCGGTGGGCGTACTGGGCCGGGATCTGGTCGCCCGGCTGGTCCCGCCCGCGCTGACCTTGCGAGGGCTGGCCCCCGTGCTGCGCTGGGATGTGTGACCATCTGGCGCATGCCGGACTGGACCTATCATCCTCTGCGCCCGCTCGCGTCCGCTGTGCTGGGCGTACGCCGATCGCAGCGCGCCGCGTTGCACGGCTTGGCCACGCTCGTCTCGCTGCCGGGCGGGGCCAAGGCCGTCTCGGCGGTCTTCGACCACCCGGCGGTCCCGGCTGACCTGGCCGGCCGGTTCGGGGCCAGCGTGCCGGTGAGCGTGGCCCGCGACGCGATTCGGGCGCTTGCGGTGCAGGGGGCCTCGATGATCGAGATCGGTCCCGTCGAGGCCGCGGATCTTCCAGCCGTACGCGCGGCGCTGGCCGGCCGCCGGTGCCAGGTCATCGGCCGGGCCGCCACGGCAGAGGTGGCCGAGCAGCTCGCGCCGCTGGTCGACCGCGTGATCGTCGGCGACCCGCCCGACCTCGTACGCCTGGCCGAGCCGTCGATCGCCGGGGCGCTGACCGCCCTGGCCGACGAGTCGGCGACCGTGCTGGCGACCCCGGCCGTCCTGGTCGAAGCCGGGCCGGGCTGGTTCCAGCGGGTGATCGAGGCCCGGCAGCCGACCGAACCCGCACCCCGCGTACGCGACGCCGGGCTCGACCCGCGCCGGTGGCACGCCTGGGTGTGGGGGCTGATCGTCGGCCTGGCCATGACCGGTGGCGGCCTCGTCGCGGCGGGAATCACGCTCGGCCCGGTGCTGCTCTGGTACGACCAGGACTTCCTCGGCATGAACCTGTCTGATGTGGACGCTGTGAACGCCCGGCTCGCCCACTTCCTGCAACACGACCGGATCACGATGGCGGGCGGCATGGTGGCGATCGGCATCCTCTACACCGGGCTCGCCTGGGGCGGCATCCGGCGCGGCTGGCCGTGGGCGCGGGCGGCGTACCTGGTCTCCGGGCTCATCGGCTTCCCGACGCTGCTCTACTTCCTCGGCACCGGATTCGTCGAGCCGCTCCACACCGCGCTGGCGATCGTGCTCTTCCCGATGTTCCTGCTCGCCACCTGGCGACGGCCGGCGGTCGCCCGCTGGACGGTCGCGCCGGAGGGCCCGGAACCGGAACGCCGCCGGGCGCTGGTCGGGCAGCTGCTGCTGATCGTCACGGGCGTCGGCCTGTTCGCGGGCGGCGCGACCGTGTCGATCGTCGGGCTGACCGGCGTCTTCGTCGACACCGACCTGGTCTTCCTGGGGACCGATCCGGCGTTCCTGGACGCGGCGAACCCGCACCTGGCTCCGTTCATCGCCCACGACCGGGCCGGGTTCGGCGGGCTGCTGATGGCCACCGCGGCGGCGATCGTGCTGCTCAGCCTGTGGGGCTGGCGGCGGGGCGAGGCGTGGGTGTGGTGGACGCTCGCCGGGGCGGCCACCGCCGGCTTCGCCCCGGCCCTCATCATCCACAAGGGAATCGGATACACCTCCTTCGAACACCTCTTCCCGGTCTACCTGGGCGTCGCCTTCAGCGTCACCGCGCTGGCCTTGTCGAACGCGTACCTGCGGGCGGCCCGGTAGCCCCGCGGTCTGGTAAGTTCCCATTGGGAACTCACTCCGGTTTCCGGGGGGACCAGGCCTGGGGAGGCTGCCGTGCGCGACGTCGTCCACACCATCCGCCGTCTGCCCGGCTGGCTGCGCGTACTGATGATCGGCCAGTTCGTCAGCGCCGCCGGGTCGCTGGCCTGGCTCTACATGACGCTCTACCTCGTCGTCGACCGCGGCGTCAGCGCGCCGACCGCCGGGCTCATCACCGCGGCGTACGGGGTCGGGGTGATCGCCGGAAACCTCGGCGGCGGCTGGATCGGCGACCGGTTCGGGCTGCGGCGCACGATGCTGATCGCGGTCGGCGGCTGGATCGTCTGCTGCGCGCTCGTGCCGATCACGCCGATCGCGGCGCTGCCGGTGCTGATCGCGGTGGCCGGGGCCATCGGCGGGATCAACCGGCCGGTCGGCAGCGCCCTGGTCGCCACCACCATCCCGGCCGACCTGCGCCGGGTCGGCATCGCCCTGTCCCGCTCGGTGTCCAACGCGGGCACCATCGTCGGCCCGCCGCTCGGGGCGCTGTTCGCGGCGTACGACTTCGGGCTGTTGTTCGTCTTCGACGCCGTGACCAGCGCGATCCTCTGGGTCGTCATCTTCGCGCGGGTGCCACGCCCGGCCGGCTCGACCGCGCATACCCGGGGCGGCGGCAGCATGATCGCGGCACTGCGCGCCCGGCCCGCGATCCTCGCGCTGCTGGCCGCGATCGTCGCCATCGACACCGTCTACCGGCTCCAGTACACGGTCCTGCCGCTCTGGCTGCGCGACCACGGCCAGCCGACCGCCGCGTACGGCCTGCTCATCTCGCTCAACTGCGTGCTCATCGTGCTCGCTGAGGCAGCCTTGGCGGCACGTCTGCGCGGGCACTCGGCGGTGGCCGTCATCGGGGCCGGCTTCCTCCTCGTCGGGGCCGGATATCTGCTGCTCGGTACGGGGTTTGGCCTGATCGCGGCGGTCGCCATGATGATCGTGGTGACGGCGGGGGAGATGCTCTACAAGCCGACCGCGACCGCGTACGCCGCCGACGCCGCCCCGGACGGAATGGCCGGTCGGTACCAGAGCCTCTACGGCGCGGCGTCGATCGCCGGAATGACGTTGAGCCCGGCGCTCGGCACCGCCCTGTACGCCCACTCGCCGGCCCTGGTCTGGCCGCTCGGCGGTCTCCTGGCCCTCGCCGTCGGCGCCGGTACGCTCGCCGCCGCCCGTCCGCGGCCGACCCCGGGACCCCGCCCGCGTCCGAGTCCCGACCCCGACCTCGCCCAGCACCCGTCCTGACCGACGGCGGCAAGATCGTCGGCGGCCGACGATCAGCTCGCTAAAACGCCCACGATCGTCGGCCACCGACGATCTTGGAGGCGTCGACGGCCAAGAATGTCGGCTGCCGACGATCATGGGGTGGGGCGGAGGAGCGGTGGGACTCGCGGCGGAGGAGCGGTGGGACTCGGGGCGGAGGAGCGGTGGGACTCGGGGCGGGGGAGACGGCTGAGGGCGGGGGCGGTGGGACGCGGCTGACCGGCTCGGGGCACTGCTTTCGGCGTATCAAAAATGGGACATGAGGAGATGTCCGGCACGTTCCGGCGGCCTGACGCGGACCTCGCGGCCGGGACCGGGCAGAATGGGACGGTGAAGCGGCGCCGGGCCGCGAGCGGGAGCGGGAGGCAGGCGTGACGCAGACGGTGGTCGTGGCCGTGGACGGACCGTCCGGGTCGGGCAAGTCGACGGTTTCGAAGCGGCTCGCGGCGAAGCTGGACGCCCGCTACCTGGACACGGGGGCGATGTACCGGGCCGCTACCTGGGCAGTGCTGCAGGCGGACGCGCAGCTGACCGACCCGGACGGCATCTACAAGATCGTGAGCGCGGCCAGCCTGGAGATCGTCACCGATCCGCAGGCTCCGTCGATCAGCGTCGACGGCGTCAACGTCGACGGCCCGATCCGGGGGCAGGAGGTCACCAAGGCGGTCTCCGCCGTCGCGGCCGTCCCCGCCGTTCGCCAGCTGCTCGTGGACTTGCAGCGGAAGATCATCGCCGAGGCGGGCCGGATCGTCGTCGAGGGCCGGGACATCGGCACCGTCGTCGCGCCCGACGCCGACCTGAAGGTCTACCTGACCGCGTCCGAGCACGCGCGCGCCGCCCGGCGCAGCGCCGAGCACGCCGCCGACCACGCCGCGACCGCCGCCGACCTGCGTCGCCGTGACCACCTCGACTCCACCCGCAAGACCGACCCGCTCAAGCAGGCGGCCGACGCGGTCGTCCTCGACAGCACCGAGCTGGGCATCGACGAGGTCGTCGCCGAGCTGCTGCGCCTGCTCGACAAGTGAGCGACCCCCGGAATCCAGGGGCAGACCTCCTCGACAAGTGAAAGAAAATAACCGTGTCTGAAGATATCGAGTGGGTCGAGGACGTCGTCGGCTCCGAGGACGGTCCCGCGCCGATCAACCCGGTCGTGGCCGTCGTCGGGCGGCCCAACGTCGGCAAGTCGACGCTGGTCAACCGGTTCATCGGCCGCCGGCAGGCGGTCGTGGAGGACAAGCCCGGCGTCACCCGGGACCGGGTGGCCTACGACGCGTACTGGAACGGCCGCCAGTTCACCGTGGTGGACACCGGCGGCTGGATCCCGGACGCGAAGGACCGGGCGGCCGCGATCGCCCGGCAGGCGGAGATCGCCGTCGACACGGCCGACGTCGTCGTGTTCGTGGTCGACGCGACCGTCGGGGCGACCGATGTCGACGAGGCCGCCGTCCGCATGCTCCGGGCCAGCCGCAAGCCGGTGATCCTGGTCGCGAACAAGGCCGACAACAACGCCATCGAGATCGAGGCGACCAGCCTGTGGTCGCTCGGCCTGGGCGAGCCGCAGGCGGTGTCGGCCCTGCACGGCCGGGGTTCGGGCGACCTGCTCGACGCGATCCTGGCCGCGATCCCGGAGGCGCCGGTGATCGTCGAGGACCGTCCGCGCGGCCCGCGCCGAGTGGCGCTCGTCGGCCGGCCCAACGTCGGCAAGTCGAGCCTGCTCAACAAGCTGTCCGGGGAAGAACGCTCGGTCGTGGACTCGGTCGCCGGGACCACTGTGGACCCTGTCGACTCGCTGGTCACCGTGGGCGGCGAAGTATGGCAGTTCGTCGACACCGCCGGGCTGCGCAAGCGAGCCGGGCAGGCGAGCGGCACCGAGTACTTCGCGTCGCTGCGTACCCAGGCCGCCATCGAGGCCGCCGAGGTCGCCATCGTGCTGCTCGACTCCAGCGAGGTCATCAGCGAGCAGGACCAGCGTCTGCTCACCATGGTGGTGGAGGCCGGGCGCGCCCTGGTCATCGCGTTCAACAAGTGGGACCTCGTCGACGCCGACCGCCGCTGGTACCTCGACAAGGAGATCGAGCGGGAACTCAAGCGCATCCCGTGGGCGGCCCGGATCAACGTCTCCGCGCGTACCGGGCGAGCGGTCGACAAGCTCGCGCCCGCGCTGCGTACGGCGCTGGCCAGTTGGGAGCAGCGCATCCCGACCGGGCAGCTCAACCAGTGGCTGACGGCGCTGGTGCAGGCCACGCCGCACCCGGTCCGGGGTGGCAAGGCGCCGCGGGTGCTCTTCGCGACGCAGGCCGGGGTGGCTCCGCCGCGGTTCGTCATCTTCTCCACCGGTCCGCTGGACGCCGGATACGTTCGGTTCGTCGAGCGGAAGCTGCGGGAGGAGTTCGGCTTCGAGGGCAGCCCGATCGACATCTCCGTGCGTACGCGCCGGGAGGAGCGCGCCAAGAAGCGCTGACGCGCGGCGTGCTAAAAATCTGAAGTGACTGCCACCCTCGATTCTCCGAAGCCGCGCCAAGATCTGGTGGAGCGCTCGCTGCCCTTCCTGCCGAAGGGCAGCGAGATCCGCCAGGCGTTCATCGCCCAGGCCGCGCCGAACTTCGGCTACTTCCTCGTCACCTATCTGACCGGGCTGACGATGTCGCGGATCAAGTACCGCTGCGTGGCGGTCACGAAGGACGCCATCTACGTCCTGGAGAGCAGCAAATTCTCGGGCGGCGCCAAGCCACAGTCGCTGGTGGCCACAATGCCACGCCACACCCGGCTCGGTCCGGTCTCCGGCGGATGGGCCCAACTAGAGCTGGCGGGCGAGCGCCACTGGGTCCACAAGCGATTCCACGAGCAGATCGCCGCCGCCGATCACGAGGCCGGCTTCACGCGATAGCGCCGGAGCGGCGTTCGTCGCCCGGCCTCGTCTGTGGTTGCCTGCGCGCCAGCTTGCGAGCCCGGAGCCGGTTTCGGGCCTGAGCGTCCACATGCGACGCAGTGTCGCTCGCGTCGGTCCTGCGCGGGCCCCACCCGAATGTCGATCTCATCTACCCTGTCCGGGTGGCTCAGCGCTGGAAGGTAATCGGACTCGGATCCCTCGCGATCGTCGTGCTCGCC
This genomic interval carries:
- a CDS encoding GNAT family N-acetyltransferase; its protein translation is MDLADAIAQVEAGDWLPADRWYLTAPQPGPRAAAVVAFPGVSIIAADVDSAWVAGELPEEDLSAPLNPPFLRALEEKLTRRVNNIDIVMMSVRLPGPPPLTLREVSDSDHPRVRRAHRYRDEVRVWETESGRGVLIVGRGLAGRWEVAVEVDPQARDRGLGRTLALAARHLVPEERPVWAQIAPGNAASVRAFLAAGYEPVGAEALLVS
- a CDS encoding GNAT family N-acetyltransferase, which codes for MFPDVTFSALVENHFAFMGAQRGDLHRKGAAIELVGRADFLSWWAPLIADVEVPPEATTVRLFPWSDESWPPRLADLGFRMSSELSYLDCPVRPGTAATLPDGVTIEVVASDADVDAFATVQTAGFAEPADTDEDLAWWREFLIEEARRNSTDPAQTFYVLRADGVPAAVSLTVVTDGVCGVYGVATSPEFRRRGYANQLLDRIRVDAYARGDERLALQVEPDSAAERIYLAAGFEPRFRSTLYSR
- a CDS encoding FAD-dependent monooxygenase encodes the protein MTPPGEAAVVGGGIGGLAAALALHRAGWGVRVLERAPQITEIGAGLSLWPNAIRALAALGLADQVLELGAVEARGGIRDRRGRWLSRSSAAEISRAYGYPMLVVHRADLVRVLRDALPDGVLQLGIEVQDVPAAPLVVAADGATSTLRRRLLPGYEPRYAGYTAWRMINAYDAPADGAVTWGRGERFGFAPMTGGRFYCFATATVPAGGRSPDGEYAELLRRFGDWPEPIPALLAATAPEAVLRHDITDLPDLPSFAGGRVAYLGDAAHAMTPNLGQGACQALEDAVTLARCVTAAPDVPTGLARYDALRRRRTQMIVRRSRRLGQVGQLASPVGVLGRDLVARLVPPALTLRGLAPVLRWDV
- a CDS encoding MFS transporter, whose product is MRDVVHTIRRLPGWLRVLMIGQFVSAAGSLAWLYMTLYLVVDRGVSAPTAGLITAAYGVGVIAGNLGGGWIGDRFGLRRTMLIAVGGWIVCCALVPITPIAALPVLIAVAGAIGGINRPVGSALVATTIPADLRRVGIALSRSVSNAGTIVGPPLGALFAAYDFGLLFVFDAVTSAILWVVIFARVPRPAGSTAHTRGGGSMIAALRARPAILALLAAIVAIDTVYRLQYTVLPLWLRDHGQPTAAYGLLISLNCVLIVLAEAALAARLRGHSAVAVIGAGFLLVGAGYLLLGTGFGLIAAVAMMIVVTAGEMLYKPTATAYAADAAPDGMAGRYQSLYGAASIAGMTLSPALGTALYAHSPALVWPLGGLLALAVGAGTLAAARPRPTPGPRPRPSPDPDLAQHPS
- the cmk gene encoding (d)CMP kinase — encoded protein: MTQTVVVAVDGPSGSGKSTVSKRLAAKLDARYLDTGAMYRAATWAVLQADAQLTDPDGIYKIVSAASLEIVTDPQAPSISVDGVNVDGPIRGQEVTKAVSAVAAVPAVRQLLVDLQRKIIAEAGRIVVEGRDIGTVVAPDADLKVYLTASEHARAARRSAEHAADHAATAADLRRRDHLDSTRKTDPLKQAADAVVLDSTELGIDEVVAELLRLLDK
- the der gene encoding ribosome biogenesis GTPase Der is translated as MEWVEDVVGSEDGPAPINPVVAVVGRPNVGKSTLVNRFIGRRQAVVEDKPGVTRDRVAYDAYWNGRQFTVVDTGGWIPDAKDRAAAIARQAEIAVDTADVVVFVVDATVGATDVDEAAVRMLRASRKPVILVANKADNNAIEIEATSLWSLGLGEPQAVSALHGRGSGDLLDAILAAIPEAPVIVEDRPRGPRRVALVGRPNVGKSSLLNKLSGEERSVVDSVAGTTVDPVDSLVTVGGEVWQFVDTAGLRKRAGQASGTEYFASLRTQAAIEAAEVAIVLLDSSEVISEQDQRLLTMVVEAGRALVIAFNKWDLVDADRRWYLDKEIERELKRIPWAARINVSARTGRAVDKLAPALRTALASWEQRIPTGQLNQWLTALVQATPHPVRGGKAPRVLFATQAGVAPPRFVIFSTGPLDAGYVRFVERKLREEFGFEGSPIDISVRTRREERAKKR